In Phragmites australis chromosome 17, lpPhrAust1.1, whole genome shotgun sequence, the following are encoded in one genomic region:
- the LOC133896671 gene encoding disease resistance protein RPM1-like codes for MVEVAVLFVIQKIGIAVAGETLKLAKPLLGKNSELQMALPVNMKLIKDELEIINAFLKEIGMKGCHGEVEETWIGQVRRLAYDMEDIVDQFMYVVGENKQKESWGCVKKILKKHQYLFSLDEIATKADIINKELMELSKRIGRWTEPISGLSYIPATNYDSEQQLYQPVHGHSIKDDELVGINKNREILMKSLHLEDCSLRIIAVWGMGGLGKSTLVNNVYKNEALISNFDCHAWVSVSQSCKIIDIWRNMLEVIYGNRAFDAGSMDSAGLRVELMKILNKKRFLIILDDVWTAEVLFKIREVLVDNGLGSRIIITTRIEEVASIAEDGCKIKVEPLNDHDAWLLFCKKAFPKTKNHVCPTELYQCGKDIVEKCDGLPLALVAIGSLLSLKKKSVKDWRVFYNQLIWELHNNESLNHVAKILNLSYKHLPDYLKNCFLYFALFPEDHPILRKKLIRLWIAEGFIEEKGTCSLEDIAEAYLGELVQRSMLQVVKWNSFDRIQCLRMHDLVRELAIFQSKKESFSITYDDTHGVGQVGLDCRRVSVLQCNQGILSSICPSRHRTFISFDTSMALSSWYSFIFSESKYLTVLELSGLPIEAIPTSVGELFNLRYLCLDDTNVKELPKSITKLHNLQTLSLERTQALSFPRGFLKLKKLRHLLIWKLLDATYRSFHNWEPMEPFEGLWNLKELQSLNEVRATKVFVAKLGYLSQLRSVSVTYVRSSHCAQLCYSLSKMHQLTRLHIRASNEDELLLLEDLTLQNPLEKLELVGRLSEGTLKSPFFSTHGNQLLQIELSWCQLIENPVAQLSGFSNLTELRLTRAYTGQQLNFHGKWFQKLKNVVLWDLPQVNQICIHEGALVSLESLHINGLKELRDVPIGIEFLNSIKEAYFTRMHSDFVRNLQMGKVNHIPKVYWSTQGVSTGETEAANLPGPSSTTPQWRLLGPSGWVFI; via the exons ATGGTAGAGGTTGCTGTTCTTTTTGTCATACAAAAGATTGGAATAGCTGTGGCAGGTGAAACACTAAAGTTAGCTAAACCCTTGCTTGGAAAGAATTCTGAGTTGCAAATGGCACTTCCAGTTAACATGAAACTGATAAAAGATGAACTTGAGATTATTAATGCATTCCTTAAGGAAATTGGCATGAAGGGTTGCCATGGTGAAGTTGAAGAAACTTGGATAGGGCAAGTCCGAAGGTTGGCGTATGATATGGAAGACATTGTAGATCAATTTATGTATGTTGTTGGTGAAAACAAACAGAAAGAATCATGGGGTTGTGtgaagaaaattttgaagaaacatcaatatttattttcacttgatgaaATCGCCACCAAAGCAGATATAATAAACAAAGAGCTTATGGAGCTTTCGAAAAGAATAGGTCGTTGGACTGAACCAATATCTGGTTTGAGTTATATTCCTGCAACAAACTATGACAGCGAACAACAACTTTATCAACCTGTACATGGTCATTCAATCAAAGATGATGAACTTGTAGGaattaataaaaatagagaaatctTGATGAAATCGTTGCATCTGGAAGATTGCTCTCTTCGGATCATTGCTGTTTGGGGTATGGGTGGCCTCGGGAAAAGCACCCTTGTCAATAATGTCTACAAAAATGAAGCACTAATATCCAATTTTGATTGCCACGCATGGGTTTCTGTTTCTCAGTCATGTAAAATTATTGATATTTGGAGAAACATGCTGGAAGTTATCTATGGAAATAGAGCATTCGATGCTGGAAGTATGGACAGTGCAGGACTAAGAGTGGAACTGATGAAAATTCTGAATAAAAAGaggttcttgatcatattggaTGATGTCTGGACGGCTGAAGTTCTTTTTAAAATTAGAGAGGTTCTTGTCGATAATGGCCTGGGAAGCAGAATAATAATCACGACAAGAATTGAGGAAGTAGCTTCAATAGCTGAGGATGGTTGTAAGATCAAGGTAGAGCCTCTTAATGACCATGATGCATGGCTTCTATTTTGCAAGAAGGCATTTCCAAAAACTAAAAATCATGTCTGCCCCACAGAACTATATCAGTGTGGTAAAGACATAGTGGAGAAGTGCGATGGTTTACCGTTAGCTCTTGTGGCAATAGGGAGTTTATTGTCCCTGAAAAAGAAGAGTGTTAAAGATTGGAGGGTCTTTTATAATCAACTTATTTGGGAGCTACACAACAATGAGAGCCTAAATCACGTGGCAAAAATTCTAAATCTAAGCTATAAACACCTACCAGACTATTTGAAGAATTGTTTCTTGTATTTTGCTCTTTTCCCAGAAGACCATCCAATACttagaaaaaaattgattaGATTGTGGATTGCTGAAGGGTTTATTGAAGAAAAAGGAACATGCAGTTTAGAAGACATTGCTGAAGCTTACCTGGGAGAACTCGTCCAACGAAGTATGCTTCAGGTTGTGAAGTGGAACAGTTTTGATAGGATTCAATGTCTCCGTATGCATGATCTTGTGCgtgaactagccattttccAATCTAAAAAGGAGAGTTTTAGTATAACTTATGATGACACTCATGGGGTGGGACAGGTGGGATTGGATTGCCGTCGTGTGTCGGTGCTCCAGTGCAACCAGGGCATTCTATCAAGCATATGTCCATCCAGGCATCGCACATTCATATCATTTGACACCAGCATGGCATTATCTTCATggtattcttttattttctcggAATCTAAGTACCTTACAGTATTAGAATTATCCGGCTTGCCTATTGAGGCTATTCCCACTTCAGTTGGAGAGCTCTTCAACCTCAGGTATTTGTGCCTAGATGACACAAATGTGAAGGAACTCCCTAAATCTATTACAAAGCTTCACAATTTACAAACATTGAGCCTTGAACGTACACAAGCACTGAGTTTTCCACGAGGGTTTTTAAAACTGAAGAAATTGCGTCACCTCCTTATTTGGAAACTGCTAGATGCAACATACAGAAGTTTCCATAATTGGGAACCTATGGAGCCATTTGAGGGCTTGTGGAATCTGAAGGAATTGCAGTCTTTGAACGAAGTTCGAGCAACTAAAGTCTTTGTTGCTAAACTTGGATATTTATCCCAGCTGAGGTCTGTTTCCGTTACTTATGTGAGAAGTAGCCATTGTGCACAACTGTGCTACTCTTTATCAAAGATGCACCAGCTTACAAGATTACACATAAGAGCAAGCAACGAAGATGAGCTCCTCCTGCTGGAAGATTTGACATTGCAAAATCCTCTTGAAAAGCTCGAATTGGTAGGGCGGTTGTCTGAAGGAACTTTGAAATCTCCATTTTTCTCTACTCATGGAAATCAACTTCTTCAAATAGAGTTATCATGGTGTCAGCTCATAGAGAATCCAGTAGCACAGCTTTCTGGAttttcaaatttaactgaaTTACGTCTTACAAGGGCATACACTGGACAGCAGCTAAACTTTCATGGAAAGTGGTTCCAAAAATTGAAGAACGTTGTACTGTGGGATTTGCCGCAAGTCAATCAAATATGCATACATGAGGGAGCTTTGGTCAGCCTTGAAAGTCTTCACATCAATGGCCTCAAGGAATTGCGGGACGTTCCTATTGGTATTGAATTTCTCAATTCTATCAAAGAGGCATACTTTACTAGGATGCATTCTGATTTTGTAAGGAACCTTCAAATGGGAAAGGTAAATCATATTCCGAAGGTCTACTGGTCAACACAAG GTGTGTCCACAGGTGAAACAGAAGCCGCTAACCTGCCCGGACCATCCAGCACCACGCCACAGTGGCGATTGTTAGGTCCGTCAGGTTGGGTCTTCATCTAA
- the LOC133897006 gene encoding disease resistance protein RPM1-like yields the protein MAEIAVLLVVKKIGIAVAGETLKFAGPVLAKKSELVAALPNDMRLIKNELELIHAFLKGIGRKGGKGEVIETWIGQVRRLAYDMEDIVDQFIYVVGKHNQKGSWWDYTKKIVKKPRSLFSLDEIATEVKRINQELKQLSESRDRWTRPLDGGTDIPVASYETEQELYLPGHDYSINDEELVGTDKNRQTLIDSLHFKDRSLRIIAVWGMGGIGKSTLVNSVYKNEVSNFDCRAWVSISQSYKLDDVWKKMLRDLAKDKKESDPEKMNSADLREELTKILDKQRYLIILDDAWTAEVLFKIREVLVDNGLGSRVIITTRIEEVASIAEDGCKIKLEPLNEHDAWFVFCRKAFPKVENHICPPELHQCGIDIVEKCDGLPLALVAIGSILSLKMKSAKEWRLFYNQLIWEVHSNENLNHVEKILNLSYKYLPDYLKNCFLYCAMFPEDYLIYRKRLIRLWIAEGFIEQKGTCSLEDIAEGYLGELVRRSMLQVVERNSFDRIKCLRMHDLVRELAIFQSRKESFSTTYDDNHWVIQAGLDSRRVSVLQCSKGIPSIIDPSRLRTIIAFDTSMALSSWYSSSPSQSKYLAVLDLSGMPIEAIPKSVGELFNLRLLCLDDTNVKELPKSITKLQNLQTLSLEGTQLLSFPRWFSKLTKLRYLGASRLLDVTYSNFIAWESVEPFKGFWNLNELQTLFSIKASEVFVAKLGNLSQLRALLITDVRSSHCAQLCDSLSKMQQLSLLHIRACDEDEVLQLDDLTFPNPLQKFLLWGRFSEGTLESPFFLNHGNALLQIHLYYCQLTDNQLSRLSELSGLTELWLSKAYTGQKLHFSAGWSRNLKRIILMNLPHVNQICIHEGVLINLEDLHIQNLQELRDVPIGVDCLTSLKQAYFIDMHSDFVRNVQRAKLDNIPDVYSTIKVQYSSEILKSTVQREMAEIAVLLVVKKIGIAVAGETLKFAGPLLAKKSELVAALPNDMRLIKNELELIHAFLKGIGRKGGKGEVIETWIGQVRRLAYDMEDIVDQFIYVVGKHNRKGSWWDYTNKIVKKPRSLFSLDEIATEVKRINQELKQLSESRDRWTRPLDGGTDIPVACYETEQELYLPGHDYSINDDELVGTDKNRQTLIDSLRFEDRSLRIIAVWGMGGIGKSTLVNSVYKNEVSNFDCRAWVSISQSYKLDDVWKKMLRDLLAKDKKEFDFEMMNTTELRVELTKILEKRQYLIILDDVWTAEVLFKIREVLVDNGLGSRVIITTRMEEVASVAEDGCKIKVEPLNVKELPKSITKLRNLQTLSLEDAQLLSFPRGFSELTKLRYLYASRLLDVTYSNFISWESVEPFKGIWNLNELQTLGIIKASEVFVAKLGNLSQLRSLLISDVRSSHCVQLCDSLSKMQQLSLLHIRACNEDEVLQLDDLTFPNPLQKLSLWGRFSEGTLKSPFFLNHGNALLRIRLGYCHLTENQLSRLSELSGLTELDLSNAYNGQQLHFSAGWSRNLKTIILGNLPHVNQICIHEGALINLEDLHILNLQELRDIPIGVDCLASLKQAYFIDMHSDFAKNLRRAKLDNIPNVYLTIKD from the exons ATGGCGGAGATTGCTGTTCTTCTTGTCGTAAAAAAGATTGGCATTGCTGTGGCAGGGGAGACCCTAAAGTTTGCTGGACCCGTGCTTGCAAAGAAATCTGAGTTGGTAGCAGCACTTCCAAATGACATGAGACTGATTAAGAATGAACTCGAGCTTATTCATGCGTTTCTTAAGGGAATCGGCAGGAAGGGTGGGAAAGGTGAAGTTATAGAAACTTGGATAGGGCAAGTCCGAAGATTGGCATATGATATGGAAGACATTGTGGATCAGTTTATCTATGTGGTTGGCAAACACAATCAGAAAGGATCATGGTGGGATTACACCAAGAAAATTGTCAAGAAACCTCGGTCTTTGTTTTCACTAGATGAAATTGCCACTGAAGTTAAAAGAATAAATCAAGAGCTTAAACAACTATCTGAAAGTAGAGACCGTTGGACCAGACCCTTAGATGGCGGGACTGATATTCCGGTAGCAAGCTATGAAACTGAACAAGAACTGTATCTTCCTGGACATGATTACTCAATCAATGATGAGGAGCTTGTAGGAACTGATAAAAATAGGCAAACCTTGATTGATTCATTGCATTTTAAAGATCGATCCTTGCGGATCATTGCTGTCTGGGGTATGGGTGGCATTGGAAAAAGCACTCTTGTCAATAGTGTGTACAAAAATGAAGTATCCAACTTTGATTGCCGTGCATGGGTTTCTATTTCTCAGTCATATAAGCTGGATGATGTTTGGAAAAAGATGCTCAGAGATCTCGCAAAAGACAAGAAAGAATCTGATCCTGAAAAAATGAATAGTGCGGACCTAAGAGAGGAATTGACAAAAATTCTGGACAAACAGCGGTACCTGATCATATTGGATGATGCCTGGACGGCTGAAGTTCTTTTTAAAATTAGAGAGGTTCTTGTTGATAATGGCCTTGGAAGCAGAGTAATAATCACGACAAGAATTGAGGAAGTAGCTTCAATAGCTGAGGATGGTTGTAAGATCAAATTAGAGCCTCTAAATGAGCATGATGCATGGTTTGTATTTTGCAGAAAAGCATTTCCAAAAGTTGAAAACCATATCTGCCCTCCAGAGTTACATCAGTGCGGTATAGACATAGTGGAGAAATGTGATGGTTTGCCATTAGCTCTCGTGGCAATAGGGAGCATATTGTCGCTAAAAATGAAGAGTGCCAAAGAGTGGAGGCTCTTTTATAATCAGCTTATTTGGGAGGTACACAGCAATGAGAACCTGAATCATGTGGAGAAAATTCTAAATCTAAGCTACAAATACCTACCAGACTATTTGAAGAATTGTTTCCTGTATTGTGCTATGTTCCCAGAAGACTATCTGATATATAGAAAGAGATTGATTAGATTGTGGATCGCTGAAGGGTTTATTGAACAAAAAGGAACATGCAGCTTAGAAGACATCGCTGAAGGTTATCTGGGAGAACTTGTCAGACGGAGCATGCTTCAGGTTGTAGAGAGGAACAGTTTTGATAGGATTAAATGTCTCCGAATGCATGACCTTGTGCgtgaactagccattttccAATCTAGAAAAGAGAGTTTCAGTACAACTTATGATGACAATCACTGGGTGATACAGGCGGGATTGGATTCTCGTCGTGTGTCGGTGCTCCAATGCAGCAAGGGCATCCCATCAATCATAGATCCCTCCAGGCTTCGCACTATCATAGCGTTTGACACCAGCATGGCATTATCTTCGTGGTATTCTTCTAGTCCCTCACAATCTAAGTACCTTGCGGTATTAGACTTGTCAGGAATGCCTATTGAGGCTATTCCCAAGTCTGTTGGCGAGCTGTTCAACCTTAGGCTTTTATGCCTTGATGACACAAACGTGAAGGAACTCCCTAAATCTATtacaaaacttcaaaatttacAAACATTGAGTCTTGAGGGTACACAATTGCTGAGTTTCCCGCGATGGTTTTCAAAACTGACGAAACTGCGGTACCTTGGTGCTTCACGATTGCTTGATGTAACATACAGCAATTTCATTGCTTGGGAATCTGTGGAGCCATTTAAGGGCTTTTGGAATTTGAATGAATTGCAAACTTTGTTTTCCATTAAAGCAAGTGAAGTCTTTGTTGCAAAACTCGGAAATTTATCCCAGCTGAGGGCCCTTCTCATTACGGATGTAAGGAGTAGCCACTGCGCACAATTGTGCGACTCTTTATCAAAGATGCAGCAACTCTCATTATTACACATAAGAGCATGCGACGAAGATGAAGTGCTCCAGCTGGACGATTTGACATTTCCAAATCCTCTTCAAAAGTTTTTATTGTGGGGAAGATTTTCAGAAGGAACTTTGGAATCTCCATTTTTCTTAAATCACGGAAATGCTCTTCTTCAAATACATCTATATTACTGTCAGCTCACTGATAATCAGTTATCACGACTCTCTGAATTGTCAGGCTTAACTGAGTTATGGCTTTCAAAGGCATACACTGGACAAAAACTACACTTCAGTGCTGGTTGGTCCCGAAACCTGAAGAGGATTATCTTGATGAATTTGCCACATGTCAATCAAATATGCATACATGAGGGAGTTTTGATCAACCTTGAAGATCTTCACATCCAGAACCTCCAGGAGCTACGGGATGTCCCTATCGGTGTCGATTGTCTTACATCCCTCAAACAGGCATATTTTATTGATATGCATTCTGATTTTGTAAGGAATGTACAAAGGGCAAAGCTAGATAATATCCCGGATGTCTACTCGACAATAAAAG TACAATATTCTTCTGAAATATTGAAGTCAACAGTACAAAGAGAAATGGCGGAGATTGCTGTTCTTCTTGTCGTAAAAAAGATTGGCATTGCTGTGGCAGGGGAGACCCTAAAGTTTGCTGGACCCTTGCTTGCAAAGAAATCTGAGTTGGTAGCAGCACTTCCAAATGACATGAGACTGATTAAGAATGAACTCGAGCTTATTCATGCGTTTCTTAAGGGAATCGGCAGGAAGGGTGGGAAAGGTGAAGTTATAGAAACTTGGATAGGGCAAGTCCGAAGATTGGCATATGATATGGAAGACATTGTGGATCAGTTTATCTATGTGGTTGGCAAACACAATCGGAAAGGATCATGGTGGGATTACACCAACAAAATTGTCAAGAAACCTCGGTCTTTGTTTTCACTAGATGAAATTGCCACTGAAGTTAAAAGAATAAATCAAGAGCTTAAACAACTATCTGAAAGTAGAGACCGTTGGACCAGACCCTTAGACGGCGGGACTGATATTCCTGTAGCATGCTATGAAACTGAACAAGAACTGTATCTTCCTGGACATGATTACTCAATCAATGATGATGAGCTTGTAGGAACTGATAAAAATAGGCAAACCTTGATTGATTCATTGCGTTTTGAAGATCGATCGCTGCGGATCATTGCTGTCTGGGGTATGGGTGGCATTGGAAAAAGCACTCTTGTCAATAGTGTGTACAAAAATGAAGTATCCAACTTTGATTGCCGTGCATGGGTTTCTATTTCTCAGTCATATAAGCTGGATGATGTTTGGAAAAAGATGCTCAGAGATCTCCTCGCAAAAGACAAGAAAGAAtttgattttgaaatgatgaacACCACAGAATTAAGAGTAGAGTTGACGAAAATTCTAGAGAAAAGACAGTACTTGATCATATTGGATGATGTCTGGACGGCTGAAGTTCTTTTTAAAATTAGAGAGGTTCTTGTCGATAATGGCCTCGGAAGCAGAGTAATAATCACGACAAGAATGGAGGAAGTAGCTTCAGTGGCTGAGGATGGTTGTAAGATCAAAGTAGAACCTCTAAATGTGAAGGAACTCCCTAAATCTATTACAAAGCTTAGAAATTTACAAACATTGAGTCTTGAAGATGCACAATTGCTGAGTTTCCCGCGAGGGTTTTCAGAACTGACGAAACTGCGGTACCTTTATGCTTCACGATTGCTTGATGTAACATACAGCAATTTCATTAGTTGGGAATCTGTGGAGCCATTTAAGGGCATTTGGAATTTGAATGAATTGCAAACTTTGGGTATCATTAAAGCAAGTGAAGTCTTTGTTGCAAAACTCGGAAATTTATCCCAGCTGAGGTCCCTTCTCATTTCGGACGTAAGGAGTAGCCACTGTGTACAATTGTGCGACTCTTTATCAAAGATGCAGCAACTCTCACTATTACATATAAGAGCATGCAACGAAGATGAAGTGCTCCAGCTGGACGATTTGACATTTCCAAATCCTCTTCAAAAACTATCATTGTGGGGAAGATTTTCAGAAGGAACTTTGAAATCTCCGTTTTTCTTAAATCACGGAAATGCTCTTCTTCGAATACGTCTAGGATACTGTCATCTCACTGAGAATCAGTTATCACGACTCTCTGAATTGTCAGGATTAACTGAGTTAGATCTTTCAAACGCATACAATGGACAGCAACTACACTTCAGTGCTGGTTGGTCCCGAAACCTGAAGACGATTATCTTAGGGAATTTGCCACATGTCAATCAAATATGCATACATGAGGGAGCTTTGATCAACCTTGAAGATCTTCACATCTTGAACCTCCAGGAGCTACGGGATATCCCTATCGGTGTCGATTGTCTTGCATCCCTCAAACAGGCATATTTTATTGATATGCATTCTGATTTTGCAAAGAATTTACGAAGGGCAAAGCTAGATAATATCCCGAATGTCTACTTGACAATAAAAG